Part of the Acaryochloris thomasi RCC1774 genome, CGACCCTCGAACTCAGCGAGTTCTCGCTGGCCTCACTCACGCAGCAAAGTCTGCATATGGTGCGAGCAGAGGCCCAAACCCATGAAGTCCATCTCAGTGTAGAGGTAGAGGTCGCACCAGAACTTGATCGGTTCACGGCAGACTCTCGCCGTATCAAGCAGGTTCTATTTGTGCTGCTCGACAACGCCATCAAATTTACGCCTTCTGGTGGAGAGGTCAGCCTCAGAGTTTGGGTTGAATCTCAAACCGCCGTTTTTCAGGTCGAAGATACGGGCACCGGCATCCCCATCGATCAGCAGTCCCAGCTGTTTCAGACCTTTCATCAGCTTGATCCGGCCTACAATCGCACCCATGAAGGAGCAGGCCTAGGCCTAGCAATGGCAAAGAAGTTTATCGACCTCCATCGCGGCTGGATTGAAGTGAGTTCTGTCGAAGGTAAAGGCTCGGTTTTTACCGTTGAGCTACCTAACCAAAAGCTACAGCCGCCCCCAGAAGCAGAAGCAGTCGTGAACTCCATTGCCTCCAGTGGCCGCATTATCTTGGTTGAAGACGACGAAGATACTGCAAACCTGATGTGCGATATGCTGACCGCTGCAGGCTATCAGGTGATCTGGACCGTAGAAGTCTCAACTGCAATCGAGCAGGCTCGCCTTCTGCAGCCCGAAGTTGTCATTATTGATATCGACCAGCCCGTTCAGAATCGTCTGGAGATGATTCGTCAATTGCGGAAACGTTTGAACACAGACCAGCCTATTAAAATTCTCGTCATGGTCGCTGCGGAGCATGATGCATTGGGGACTGCCGCCGCTCACGTAGACGCCTATCTCAGTAAGCCTGTTGATCCACAGTACTTAGTGCATCGTATTGATCGGTTGCTGCAGCCTACCAATGCCCTTGTTTAAGGTGTCTTCTGCGGCGGATCGGCGGCTTCTAAATACTTGAGAAACGCCTGCAGCCGCATTCTCGGAATGTAGGGCCAGCCACCTTCGGACTCCATCTCGCGCAGCAGCCGATGCAGCGCCTGCCGGTTGCCGGGGAGTGATTCTTGAAATAAGCCATCGCGAATCTCTCGATGCAGTAGCTCTAGAGACCGGAGTAGGGCTAAAAGCTCTTCCATATTGCCGCTGGCTTTCTGGGCCTGGGCGTTGACGAGGTCAGCAATGTGCTGTATTTCTGGCGTTTCGTTAGGGGACAAGGCAGAAGAGCTGAAGTCACGACTAGTCATGGGTAATGCATAGCACGGATACGGGCTTTATGATCAGATTTTAGTTAACTGTGGGGTGTCTTGGCCCTGAGCTTTGGCATCTTAACGTATCTCTATCATGAGAGTTAAATAGCTATAAAAAAGCTTAAGGTGCCCAAGATTCTGGCAAATGTAATCAATTATGGGGCTACCGACCGCTCAATACGATCTGGCATAGCCAGCTTTAAAAGAGATGACCTTAATATTTTTGCCAGTAATGGAGAGTAATCATGGATATTAATCTTCTGTTGACGAATGCCAGCTCCATTGTCGTTGCTGTGGGTCTGCAGCTCGTTGGAGCAATTCTGCTCTGGATTGTGGGCCGATGGCTGATTAAATTTGGCATGAGCCTGCTGACCCGCGCCTTTAAAAGAAGCAATATTGACGCCACGCTCTTGGTTTATATCAAGTCAACCTTGGGTGTGCTGCTCAATATTGTCTTAATCGTTGCCATCCTCGGATTTTTAGGGATTGAGACTTCTTCCTTTGCAGCGCTACTGGCGGCGGCAGGCATCGCGATTGGTGCTGCCTGGAGTGGTTTGCTCGCTCACTTCGCGGCTGGCGCATTTCTAATTATCTTTCGCCCTTTCCAGGTGGGTGACTTTATCACTGCTGCAGGTGTCACAGGTACGGTGGACGAGATCGGTCTATTTGTGACCAGCATCAACACAATGGATAATGTGAAGACGATTATCGGCAATAATGCCATTTTCGCCGACACGATTCAGAACTTCACCGCCAACCCCCATCGCCGGGTAGAGCTAGTTGCCCAGCTGGATAACACCGTTGATCCGAAGGTTGCGATTGCTGCCCTGCAGCAGCGCCTCAGCCAGATTCCTAACGTGTTGACGGAGCCTGTGCCAGAGGTGGATATTCTAGAATTCACGCTGGCGGGTCCAGTTTTATCGGTGCGCCCGTACTGCCATAACGATCACTATTGGCAGGTGTACTTCGATACGAACAAGGTCATTAGTGAAGCCGGAAGTGCTGCGGGTTTCCCTGCGCCGACGCAGCACTATGCCATTCACACTCAGGCCGCTTAGTGCCCTGGCAGGTTGACTGCTACCGGCGTCCGCTTCAAGATGATGCGGGTCAGCCGCTCTGGGAGCTGGTCATCTGCGATCCGCAGGACGCCAGCTGTCAGGTTTCTGTTTTCTGTCCCCAGGCAGAGGTGACGGCGGACTGGCTGCAGCGCCAGTTAGAAAGAGTGATCAGTGAAACGGGTGGAAAGCCGGAGCGGCTGCAGGTCTTTCGGCCTGCGTCCCTCAATCTGGTGGAGGCTGCGGGGCAAGCGCTGGCGGTACCTGTGGAGGCCACGCGACGGACCTTGGCTCTTAAGTCAGAATTACAGGTTCGAGCACGTCAATATAGCCAGATGCCGGGTTATACGGGCGAATCCTATGATCCGCTGTTGATTGAACGACCGCCGCCTCAGCCGCTCCCAGAGGATCTATTGGGAGAGCAGTGGCGGTTTGTGGCGCTGTCAGCTTCTGATCTCGAAGAGGTGCTGGTGCAGCGCCCTATGCCCATTCAAGAGATATCGCAGGAGCTGTTGCCTAGCCAGCAGGGACTGGCAGAGTCAGCTCTCATTCCAGGACTCGTGATTGATAGCGGACGGAGATCGATGCAGCTAGCGCGATGGCTGCGGGAGCAGCAGCCCGTGTTCTTGCAGGCTCAGGCTACGGGTGTGGTGCTGGAAGTGGGGATTTGCGATCGCAAAGTCCTCTTCACCTACGATGATCCAGGCATGGCGGCTGCGGCCCAGCTCTTTACCCAACGTCAGCAAGAGAGCCAAGGCATCCATTTTTTACTCGTGCAGCCAGATAACTCCGGTGTCACCTACACGGGCCTGTGGCTGCTGCTGTAGCCTCAGGGAAAATTCACAGGCCTGCCCCTGGCTCATACCGTTTAAATCCTGGTTTTCGCCCTTCATACGCTGAGAAATTACCAAAATGTTGAATTTTGAGCTGTGAGTGCCCACCCTAAGTCAGGGGGAGCAGCGAAGAACAGGTCCCGGTTGGGACATCTTTTGCTGGGGGGATTTACAACTCATGACAACTCAACAGAGATCATCGCGGCAAGCGGTGGTCACAAATCAAGCTGCAGACAAACAGCGATCCAATTTTTTTACACATGCTCTGCTGATTCTCAGTAGCCTACTAGTGAGCTGCGTTGGCATTGCGGCAGAGGCGCAGGCCTTACCCGTGCGACAGGCTTATCAACAATCCCAGACGCCGAATCTATCACCGCAATCAGTAGAGATGCTGCAGGTTGAAGCCGAAATTTGGCATCGAATTAATCAGCACCGCCAGCGCCACG contains:
- a CDS encoding mechanosensitive ion channel family protein; this translates as MDINLLLTNASSIVVAVGLQLVGAILLWIVGRWLIKFGMSLLTRAFKRSNIDATLLVYIKSTLGVLLNIVLIVAILGFLGIETSSFAALLAAAGIAIGAAWSGLLAHFAAGAFLIIFRPFQVGDFITAAGVTGTVDEIGLFVTSINTMDNVKTIIGNNAIFADTIQNFTANPHRRVELVAQLDNTVDPKVAIAALQQRLSQIPNVLTEPVPEVDILEFTLAGPVLSVRPYCHNDHYWQVYFDTNKVISEAGSAAGFPAPTQHYAIHTQAA
- a CDS encoding Tab2/Atab2 family RNA-binding protein translates to MPWQVDCYRRPLQDDAGQPLWELVICDPQDASCQVSVFCPQAEVTADWLQRQLERVISETGGKPERLQVFRPASLNLVEAAGQALAVPVEATRRTLALKSELQVRARQYSQMPGYTGESYDPLLIERPPPQPLPEDLLGEQWRFVALSASDLEEVLVQRPMPIQEISQELLPSQQGLAESALIPGLVIDSGRRSMQLARWLREQQPVFLQAQATGVVLEVGICDRKVLFTYDDPGMAAAAQLFTQRQQESQGIHFLLVQPDNSGVTYTGLWLLL